One stretch of Pedobacter riviphilus DNA includes these proteins:
- a CDS encoding DNA-directed RNA polymerase subunit omega: MNTNKPAVPNTTVTRNVHDLDKTTDNLYESLVVIAKRANQISNNVKEELHGKLAEFASSNDNLEEIFENREQIEISKHYERMPKPVLIAIDEFLNEKIYHRNPAKEQK; the protein is encoded by the coding sequence ATGAATACTAACAAACCTGCTGTACCCAATACTACGGTAACCAGAAACGTACACGATTTAGATAAAACTACAGATAACTTATACGAATCTTTAGTGGTAATTGCTAAAAGAGCAAATCAGATTTCGAACAACGTTAAAGAAGAGTTACACGGTAAATTGGCAGAATTTGCTTCAAGCAACGACAATTTAGAAGAAATTTTCGAAAATCGTGAGCAGATTGAAATCAGCAAGCATTACGAGCGTATGCCGAAACCTGTTTTGATTGCTATTGATGAATTTTTGAACGAGAAAATCTATCACAGAAATCCTGCTAAAGAACAAAAGTAA
- the porD gene encoding type IX secretion system protein PorD: MIKKIVWILILVGFGKLQAQELNARVTLLAPQVSNISKPTLDALQKTIRDFLNNNKFSNESYQPQERINCSFIITINSWDGGSGYTAEAQIQSSRPVFNSSYNSTLLNMSDKNFDFNFNDGATIDFSDQNYISNISALLTYYAYTIIGMDKDSFSKMGGTPFYKKAQNIINLAQASGNTGWRAADGLRNRFWFNENVLNPIFSELRNFIYSYHLSGLDQLTDNDKGLTQIVAALPALQQMDKQKLGSIFPNVYFAAKAEEVTNVLSKLNGQERMKAYNMLAEIDPANIGKYEVLKKN; this comes from the coding sequence ATGATAAAAAAGATTGTTTGGATATTGATATTGGTTGGTTTCGGAAAACTGCAGGCGCAGGAGTTAAATGCAAGGGTAACTTTGCTGGCGCCCCAGGTTTCGAACATCAGCAAGCCAACTTTAGATGCTTTGCAGAAAACAATCCGCGATTTTTTAAACAATAACAAATTCAGCAACGAAAGTTATCAACCACAGGAACGTATCAACTGTAGTTTTATCATCACCATCAATTCGTGGGATGGTGGTTCTGGATATACTGCAGAAGCACAGATCCAAAGCAGCCGCCCGGTTTTTAACAGCTCTTACAACAGCACTTTGTTAAATATGAGTGATAAGAATTTCGATTTTAATTTCAACGATGGTGCTACAATCGACTTTTCTGATCAGAATTACATTTCCAATATCAGTGCCCTCCTCACCTATTACGCTTATACCATTATCGGAATGGATAAAGATAGTTTTAGCAAGATGGGCGGAACTCCCTTTTATAAAAAAGCACAGAACATCATTAACCTGGCGCAAGCCTCAGGCAATACCGGCTGGAGAGCAGCTGATGGTTTGCGCAATCGCTTTTGGTTTAATGAAAATGTTTTGAATCCTATTTTTAGCGAACTGCGCAATTTCATCTATAGTTACCATTTAAGTGGCCTAGATCAGCTAACCGATAATGATAAGGGCTTAACACAGATTGTTGCTGCCTTACCTGCCCTCCAACAAATGGATAAGCAGAAACTGGGTTCTATTTTCCCTAATGTTTACTTTGCGGCTAAAGCCGAAGAAGTAACGAATGTACTTTCTAAACTAAACGGCCAGGAACGCATGAAAGCTTACAATATGTTGGCAGAAATCGATCCGGCGAATATTGGCAAGTACGAAGTGCTGAAGAAAAATTAG
- a CDS encoding BlaI/MecI/CopY family transcriptional regulator: MTNHNIKPTEGEMEILQVLWQKGNATVREVHEALNKKDSGYTTTLKLMQILHEKGMVERDTNQKTHIYKALVSRDKTEKQLVNKMIDNVFNGSAARLVMQALGNHSASADEIDEIKKYLDSLK, translated from the coding sequence ATGACTAATCATAACATCAAACCAACAGAAGGTGAAATGGAAATCCTCCAGGTGCTTTGGCAAAAGGGGAATGCGACAGTAAGAGAGGTTCATGAAGCACTGAATAAAAAAGACTCTGGCTATACCACAACTTTAAAACTGATGCAGATTCTGCACGAGAAAGGAATGGTAGAAAGAGATACCAACCAAAAAACGCACATCTATAAAGCGCTTGTTAGTCGGGATAAAACTGAAAAACAATTGGTAAACAAAATGATCGATAACGTATTTAACGGATCGGCAGCGAGATTGGTGATGCAGGCTTTGGGTAACCACAGTGCAAGTGCTGATGAAATTGACGAAATAAAAAAATATTTAGATAGCCTAAAGTAA
- a CDS encoding M56 family metallopeptidase has protein sequence METLLQQFIKAFGWSILNSLWQSAIIYGILFIVMLSIPKLAAKHKHNLAFGAIILMFIGFGYNFIHQLTLNANNQPPAINAQNIQVYQYFNNLPPSFSSKAEQYFPIVVIFYAIGILLQLFVIIKGYSQLSKLKKESLSAIPDSWKTIFEQVIAHLKINKVIQFHLSSIVNVPLVIGYLKPVVLFPLALVNQLDNDQVEAILIHELSHIRRNDFLLNLIKTAIETLLFYNPFVWMAGRFIHIEREHACDDLVLKITGKPLNYAHALLKLELLKDKNSPAYALAATGKTQNLYQRIKRITNMKTNYLNAKQQMAALTLGVACLFSIAWINPTEKKKETKKTPKTEVLSLINHHNVKTIVCTDTTKKRKIKIVTIDADGKKTEYNSLKEMPDSLRKDFYRDELFAGKNIYRLHTDSNFKFKFNDSLLLAKIHKDYNSPEAQAKWKKFGEDMAKQYNSPEAQAKWKKFGEDIAKQYNSPEAQAKWKKFGEEMQKKMNSPEAQAKWKKMGEDMAKEFSSPEAQAKWRKMGEEISAKMNTPEFRAQIDNIRMQALKSGDIAKLSGLSKLHTDSLFKTKGYQLSSDGVIFKYNDNSNSKVRQTEEYKKLKEKFDNEVKELKEKLEKKEKKEKVEGGNKSSQVTPAVMLYNNQNFTSAVKPLNTLNAVVTYKKSDFTNADQTAIKSYVQAVNLKVDNGNVINISIK, from the coding sequence ATGGAAACTTTATTACAACAGTTCATCAAAGCATTTGGCTGGAGTATTTTAAACTCACTTTGGCAAAGCGCCATCATCTATGGCATCCTATTTATCGTAATGCTAAGCATTCCGAAGCTGGCGGCAAAACACAAGCACAACCTAGCCTTTGGTGCCATCATTTTAATGTTTATTGGCTTTGGCTATAATTTCATTCATCAATTAACTTTAAATGCAAATAATCAGCCTCCCGCCATTAATGCACAAAATATACAGGTTTACCAATATTTTAACAACCTTCCTCCAAGTTTTAGCAGTAAGGCAGAGCAGTATTTCCCTATAGTAGTCATATTTTATGCCATTGGCATCTTGCTGCAGTTATTCGTTATTATTAAAGGCTATAGTCAGCTTTCAAAACTTAAAAAAGAAAGTTTAAGCGCTATTCCAGATAGTTGGAAAACCATTTTTGAGCAGGTAATTGCTCACCTTAAAATCAACAAAGTTATCCAGTTCCACCTCTCCTCTATTGTTAACGTACCTTTGGTAATCGGTTATTTAAAACCTGTGGTATTATTTCCACTGGCCCTGGTAAACCAATTAGACAACGATCAGGTAGAAGCGATATTAATCCATGAGTTATCACACATCAGAAGAAACGATTTCTTATTAAACCTGATTAAAACCGCCATAGAAACATTATTATTCTATAATCCATTTGTGTGGATGGCAGGTAGATTTATACATATTGAGCGCGAGCATGCCTGCGATGATCTGGTATTAAAAATTACCGGGAAACCGTTGAATTATGCCCATGCCCTACTTAAACTCGAACTATTAAAAGACAAAAACAGTCCGGCTTATGCACTGGCAGCAACAGGCAAGACCCAGAATTTATATCAACGCATAAAAAGAATAACCAACATGAAAACAAATTATTTAAACGCCAAACAACAAATGGCAGCCTTAACTTTAGGCGTAGCCTGCTTGTTTTCTATTGCTTGGATCAATCCAACGGAAAAGAAAAAAGAAACTAAAAAAACGCCGAAAACTGAGGTTTTGAGTTTGATTAACCACCATAATGTGAAAACCATCGTTTGCACAGACACCACAAAAAAACGCAAAATTAAAATTGTAACCATTGATGCAGATGGTAAGAAAACAGAGTATAACTCCTTAAAAGAAATGCCTGATAGCTTAAGAAAAGACTTTTATAGAGATGAACTTTTCGCAGGAAAAAACATTTACAGACTGCATACCGATAGTAATTTTAAATTTAAGTTCAACGATTCGTTATTACTGGCCAAAATACATAAAGACTATAATTCTCCGGAAGCGCAAGCTAAGTGGAAAAAATTCGGAGAAGATATGGCCAAACAATATAACTCACCAGAGGCACAGGCTAAATGGAAAAAATTCGGTGAAGATATTGCCAAACAATACAATTCGCCGGAAGCACAGGCCAAGTGGAAAAAATTTGGAGAAGAGATGCAAAAGAAAATGAATTCTCCTGAAGCCCAGGCCAAATGGAAAAAAATGGGTGAAGATATGGCGAAAGAGTTTAGCAGCCCCGAAGCGCAAGCAAAATGGAGAAAGATGGGCGAAGAAATATCTGCCAAAATGAATACGCCTGAATTTAGAGCGCAGATCGATAACATCAGGATGCAAGCTTTAAAATCTGGAGATATTGCAAAATTATCTGGTTTAAGCAAATTACATACCGATTCTTTATTTAAAACCAAAGGTTACCAGCTTTCTTCAGATGGTGTAATTTTTAAATACAATGATAACTCGAACAGTAAGGTGAGACAAACTGAGGAGTATAAAAAATTGAAAGAAAAATTCGACAACGAAGTAAAAGAGCTGAAAGAAAAGTTGGAGAAAAAAGAGAAAAAAGAAAAGGTAGAAGGTGGTAACAAAAGTTCACAGGTAACTCCCGCAGTAATGTTATACAATAATCAAAATTTTACCAGTGCTGTTAAACCACTGAACACCCTAAATGCGGTAGTAACGTATAAAAAATCTGATTTTACCAATGCCGATCAAACAGCAATAAAAAGTTATGTTCAGGCCGTTAACTTAAAAGTTGATAATGGTAATGTAATTAACATTTCGATAAAATAA
- the recN gene encoding DNA repair protein RecN, producing the protein MLQKLSIRNYALIDSLDIEFDKGLNIITGETGAGKSIILGALSLILGQRAESKYFFNQDKKCVIEGSFALEDENLKELFEENDLDFANESILRREISIDGKTRSFINDTPVNLSILKQIGEKLIDIHSQHATQEINDADFQLLIVDSLANHQSLLFNYRSGFKKLKQEINQLKKLVSEADEARNKQDYEQFLFNELEQAKLQDGEQEDLEQELERLTHAETIKRALLTASGLINESEPSALQILKEASLQLQNIEKFDPAINVLYERLRSSIIEIKDITDEVSGIEENTIHSADRLEIVNQRLDLFYTLQQKHRVANNTELLVLQKQLEENLNKLLSSDEHIEKLQKEIDQLNKELHKQAEQLSANRKKAIKMVEEQTRITLKQVGMLNAKLVLEQKSLNELNKDGLDEINLLFTANAGQAPAPVNKVASGGELSRLMLAIKALLAKHTSLPTIIFDEIDTGISGETALKVGEVIADLGQNMQVISITHLPQIAAKGISHYFVHKNEDRGKTTTGIRKLKQEERIGVIAEMLSGKNPGTSAIENARELLA; encoded by the coding sequence ATGCTACAAAAACTTTCTATACGTAATTACGCATTAATTGATAGTCTCGATATCGAATTCGATAAAGGCTTAAATATTATAACTGGTGAAACAGGAGCTGGTAAATCTATCATTTTAGGAGCGTTATCGCTAATTTTAGGACAGCGGGCAGAAAGCAAATACTTTTTTAACCAGGATAAAAAATGTGTTATTGAAGGAAGTTTTGCACTGGAAGATGAAAACCTGAAAGAACTTTTCGAAGAAAATGATTTAGATTTTGCAAACGAAAGTATTTTACGTAGAGAGATATCCATAGATGGTAAAACCAGATCGTTTATTAACGACACCCCGGTTAATTTATCAATCCTTAAACAAATTGGCGAAAAGCTGATCGATATCCATTCTCAGCATGCCACCCAGGAGATTAACGATGCCGATTTTCAATTGTTAATTGTCGATTCTTTAGCTAACCACCAGTCGCTATTGTTTAATTACCGCAGCGGGTTTAAAAAGCTAAAGCAAGAAATTAACCAGTTGAAGAAATTAGTGAGCGAGGCAGACGAGGCAAGAAATAAGCAAGATTATGAGCAGTTTCTATTTAATGAACTCGAGCAGGCAAAACTACAAGATGGTGAACAGGAAGATTTAGAGCAAGAGTTAGAACGTTTAACGCATGCCGAAACCATAAAAAGAGCATTACTTACCGCTTCGGGCTTAATTAACGAAAGTGAACCATCTGCCCTTCAGATTTTAAAAGAAGCTTCCTTACAACTACAGAATATAGAAAAATTCGATCCTGCAATTAATGTGCTGTACGAACGTTTACGCTCATCAATTATCGAAATAAAAGATATTACCGACGAGGTTTCTGGCATTGAAGAGAATACCATACACAGTGCCGATCGGTTAGAAATTGTAAACCAAAGGTTGGATCTGTTTTATACCCTTCAGCAAAAGCACCGGGTTGCTAATAATACCGAATTACTGGTACTTCAAAAACAATTGGAAGAGAATCTTAACAAACTGTTATCTTCTGATGAGCATATAGAAAAACTACAGAAAGAAATAGATCAACTTAATAAAGAATTGCATAAACAGGCCGAGCAATTAAGTGCCAACCGAAAGAAAGCAATTAAAATGGTTGAGGAACAGACCCGTATTACTTTGAAACAGGTAGGTATGCTTAATGCTAAATTGGTGTTAGAACAAAAAAGCTTGAACGAATTGAATAAAGATGGATTGGATGAAATCAACCTACTCTTTACAGCCAATGCTGGCCAAGCCCCTGCCCCGGTAAATAAAGTAGCATCTGGTGGTGAATTATCACGGCTGATGTTAGCCATAAAAGCTTTATTGGCCAAACATACTTCGTTACCAACCATTATTTTCGATGAGATTGATACCGGGATTTCTGGCGAGACCGCTTTAAAAGTTGGAGAAGTAATTGCCGATTTAGGCCAGAACATGCAGGTAATTTCGATTACACACCTACCACAAATTGCCGCCAAAGGCATATCGCATTACTTTGTTCACAAAAATGAAGACCGTGGAAAAACCACAACCGGCATTCGTAAACTTAAACAAGAAGAACGTATTGGTGTTATTGCCGAAATGTTAAGTGGTAAAAACCCGGGTACATCGGCTATAGAAAATGCACGGGAGTTGCTCGCTTAG
- a CDS encoding carboxypeptidase-like regulatory domain-containing protein, with translation MKSFILLLSLLIIGNFCAAQQSYILSGIVKDKRGEALPGAGVYVSGYKIATVSNNDGSYSLPLKPGNYDILAQLIGYKALNKNVIISDKAIKLDLILEESITQLNEVTIKPDPNREHYIAMFKDFFIGTTPNAAQCKMINPNVLMIDYDQDNALLTVKCNQFLIIENKALGYRIKYLVNNFEYSRKTNIVYYQGFPTYEDLKGSKHKKEVWNKMRLTAYLGSPQHFFKSLYHKKVTEEGFIINKLKSIPNSNRPKDSLINANIRRFTQAQTFTGNIHLTMGDSLNYWIKKKNLPKEVSVLSKVPVLQDTLARLTTEPAIQEINFTDKLYVVYTKEPENPAFTGRIGFAISRPPDYFGYQVSTITLQQPPIYFYENGGIYNPRSMLFSGYWAWEKIADSVPMDYLPPANLEEKK, from the coding sequence ATGAAATCTTTTATACTTCTACTTTCATTATTAATCATCGGTAACTTTTGTGCTGCTCAACAAAGTTATATTCTTTCGGGTATAGTTAAAGATAAACGGGGTGAGGCTTTACCCGGTGCAGGCGTATATGTAAGTGGTTATAAAATTGCGACCGTTTCTAACAATGATGGTAGTTATAGCCTACCGCTAAAACCTGGCAATTACGATATTTTGGCACAGCTTATTGGCTATAAAGCGCTAAATAAAAACGTTATTATTTCAGACAAGGCCATAAAACTCGATCTGATTTTGGAAGAAAGCATTACCCAATTAAATGAAGTAACCATTAAGCCAGATCCGAACAGGGAACATTATATTGCCATGTTCAAAGATTTTTTTATTGGTACAACACCAAATGCCGCGCAATGTAAAATGATTAATCCAAATGTGCTGATGATCGATTACGATCAGGACAATGCTTTACTTACTGTAAAATGCAACCAGTTTCTCATCATCGAAAATAAGGCATTGGGCTACCGAATCAAGTACCTGGTTAATAATTTCGAGTACAGCCGTAAAACCAACATTGTTTATTACCAGGGCTTTCCTACCTACGAAGATTTAAAAGGTTCTAAGCACAAAAAGGAAGTTTGGAATAAAATGCGTTTAACAGCCTACCTTGGCTCTCCCCAGCATTTTTTTAAATCGTTATACCATAAAAAGGTCACCGAAGAAGGTTTTATCATCAACAAATTAAAAAGTATCCCTAATAGCAACAGGCCCAAAGACAGCCTAATTAATGCCAATATCAGGCGATTTACCCAGGCTCAAACCTTTACAGGTAATATTCACCTCACCATGGGCGATTCGCTAAATTACTGGATCAAAAAGAAAAATCTACCTAAGGAGGTTTCGGTATTGAGCAAAGTTCCTGTGTTGCAGGATACACTGGCCAGACTAACAACCGAACCTGCCATTCAGGAAATTAATTTTACTGATAAACTTTATGTGGTTTATACTAAAGAGCCCGAGAATCCCGCATTTACAGGAAGGATTGGTTTCGCTATTAGCAGGCCACCCGATTATTTTGGCTATCAGGTATCAACTATCACCTTACAGCAACCTCCTATTTATTTTTACGAAAACGGAGGCATTTACAACCCGCGATCGATGCTTTTTTCGGGCTATTGGGCCTGGGAAAAAATAGCGGATAGCGTGCCGATGGATTATTTACCTCCTGCTAATTTAGAAGAGAAAAAGTAG
- a CDS encoding carboxypeptidase-like regulatory domain-containing protein, with amino-acid sequence MIKSLLVALTLIILGTNAIAQNTFSISGLVRDQKDGLPGASIYLSGYKIATVADNDGRFKLSNLKPGSYDLLVQLVGYLPYSKSVIISDKSVQVELVLKENVAQLEEVVIRADPNRQKYINQFKDFFIGKTPNALQCKILNPQVLNIDFDITKSTLTVSTTEFLIVENKALGYRLKYMLDRFEYNSRTHIIYYSGHPFFEELKASAAKKKKYIAAREVAYYGSSQHFFRSLYANKTQEEGFIINKMIKVPNPNRYPEYLINANLEKIKAVPEKTGIRQNKGKIDTALLAFWTKQKEMPRTIDKFSRAEVLTDTLVHYFNQNLKYLSYTDALLIQYTKEKNHLLILKQVSGFSGLWMFRKMKFQ; translated from the coding sequence ATGATTAAAAGCCTTTTAGTAGCCCTTACGCTGATCATATTGGGTACTAATGCCATTGCTCAAAACACCTTCTCAATTAGTGGTTTGGTTCGGGATCAAAAAGATGGATTACCTGGCGCAAGTATCTATTTAAGTGGGTACAAGATTGCTACTGTGGCTGATAACGATGGTCGATTTAAATTATCTAATCTAAAACCGGGCAGTTACGATCTGCTCGTTCAACTGGTTGGTTATCTCCCCTATTCTAAAAGTGTAATCATTTCCGATAAATCGGTACAGGTAGAACTGGTTTTGAAAGAAAATGTTGCGCAGCTGGAAGAAGTTGTAATTAGGGCCGATCCCAACCGTCAGAAGTATATCAACCAGTTTAAAGACTTTTTTATTGGGAAAACGCCAAATGCTTTACAGTGCAAGATATTAAATCCACAGGTGCTAAATATAGATTTCGACATAACCAAAAGTACCTTAACGGTTTCTACAACTGAGTTTCTGATTGTAGAGAATAAAGCTTTAGGTTATCGGCTTAAATATATGCTTGACCGTTTCGAGTATAATTCGAGAACACATATCATTTATTATTCTGGTCACCCGTTTTTTGAAGAATTAAAAGCATCGGCGGCTAAAAAGAAAAAGTATATTGCTGCCAGAGAGGTTGCATATTATGGTTCGTCGCAACATTTCTTCCGTTCGCTTTATGCCAACAAAACGCAAGAAGAAGGGTTTATCATTAATAAGATGATTAAAGTACCCAATCCTAACCGTTATCCTGAATATTTAATTAATGCCAATTTAGAAAAGATTAAGGCTGTACCGGAGAAAACAGGTATCAGACAGAATAAAGGTAAAATAGATACCGCCCTGCTCGCCTTTTGGACCAAACAAAAAGAAATGCCCCGAACCATCGACAAATTTTCGAGAGCAGAGGTACTTACCGATACTTTAGTGCACTATTTTAACCAGAATTTGAAATACTTGAGCTATACCGATGCTCTTTTGATTCAGTATACCAAAGAAAAGAATCACTTGCTTATTCTAAAACAGGTTTCTGGATTTTCAGGCCTCTGGATGTTCCGGAAAATGAAATTTCAGTAG
- a CDS encoding PA0069 family radical SAM protein, giving the protein MIGEEEKQYFKGRGAQVNPHNKFLKDVYVKEHDEGIDDWEESDRKTSFIFENSKTIVNKVDSPDVGMAYSLNPYQGCEHGCTYCYARNSHQYWGYSAGIEFERKIIVKKDAPALFKKFLEKKGWDATTISLSGNTDCYQPAERKFKLTRQLLEIALAYKQPIGMITKNSLILRDRDILQEMAKLNLCMVYVSINSLNEDLRQVMEPRTTTAKQRLKVVEELSKDGIPMGVMVAPLVPGLSDHEIPKILKAIANAGAIKAGYTVVRLNGAIGQIFEDWLQKNFPDRFDKVWHMIQSCHGGHVNDSRFGDRMRGDGNISQMIRDNFRLHCRLNGLNVKDIILDHTLFKIPSNQVSLF; this is encoded by the coding sequence ATGATCGGCGAAGAAGAAAAACAATATTTTAAAGGACGGGGCGCTCAAGTTAATCCACACAATAAATTTTTAAAGGATGTTTATGTAAAGGAACATGACGAAGGAATAGATGACTGGGAGGAGAGCGATCGAAAAACTTCCTTTATTTTTGAAAATTCGAAAACCATTGTAAACAAAGTTGACAGCCCCGATGTAGGCATGGCTTATTCTTTAAATCCATACCAGGGCTGCGAACATGGCTGTACTTATTGTTATGCCCGCAACTCGCATCAATATTGGGGTTATAGCGCAGGAATTGAGTTTGAACGGAAAATAATCGTTAAAAAAGATGCCCCAGCACTATTTAAAAAGTTCTTAGAGAAAAAAGGCTGGGATGCTACCACTATTTCTCTTTCTGGCAATACCGATTGTTACCAGCCTGCTGAAAGGAAGTTTAAACTTACCAGGCAGCTGCTCGAAATTGCATTGGCCTACAAACAGCCCATCGGTATGATTACCAAAAATTCACTTATTCTTCGCGATCGGGATATTCTGCAAGAAATGGCGAAGCTGAATCTCTGCATGGTTTACGTTTCCATCAATAGCTTAAATGAAGATTTAAGGCAGGTGATGGAACCCCGTACTACAACTGCTAAACAGCGCTTAAAGGTTGTAGAGGAACTTAGTAAAGATGGAATCCCTATGGGGGTTATGGTTGCTCCACTTGTGCCTGGTTTAAGCGACCATGAAATTCCTAAAATTTTAAAGGCTATAGCAAATGCTGGTGCGATTAAGGCGGGTTATACGGTGGTGAGGCTAAATGGAGCGATTGGGCAAATATTTGAAGACTGGCTACAGAAAAATTTCCCAGATCGTTTTGATAAAGTTTGGCATATGATTCAAAGTTGCCATGGTGGGCATGTTAACGATAGCAGATTTGGCGATAGAATGCGGGGAGATGGTAATATTTCTCAAATGATCAGAGATAATTTTAGGCTGCACTGCCGTTTAAATGGCTTAAATGTAAAAGACATTATTTTAGACCACACTTTGTTCAAAATTCCAAGTAACCAGGTGAGTCTGTTTTAA
- a CDS encoding ATP-grasp domain-containing protein → MNIALITYLDKGAYDTTTVESEDDKLLYFLKDKGLNIEKIIWNDTNIKWEDYSLAILKSPWDYFDLIEEFYAWLDLLEAKKVRLLNPIDVVRWNSNKKYLQEIETAGLKIIPSAFINKQEDVTFKHFFEKFNTNKLIVKPCVSGGAKNTFKVTAENVEEVNQKLDKLIQEEDFIVQPFLPEILDSGEWSFIFFNGVYSHSLIKQAKPGDFRVQPAHGGTVHPHKPNEELVATAQQYVTLFAKDCLYARVDGTIVNGNFLLMELELIEPFLFLNTEPENYIRYYKALKELM, encoded by the coding sequence ATGAATATTGCCTTAATAACCTACCTAGATAAAGGTGCTTACGATACAACTACCGTTGAAAGTGAGGATGATAAACTCTTATATTTTTTAAAAGATAAAGGATTAAATATTGAAAAAATCATCTGGAATGATACAAACATTAAATGGGAAGATTACTCGCTTGCCATTTTAAAATCGCCATGGGATTACTTTGACCTGATTGAAGAATTTTACGCCTGGCTCGACCTTTTGGAAGCTAAAAAAGTGAGGCTGCTTAACCCAATCGATGTGGTGAGGTGGAATTCGAATAAAAAATATCTTCAGGAGATTGAAACTGCCGGCTTAAAAATTATACCCAGCGCCTTTATCAATAAGCAGGAAGATGTAACGTTTAAACACTTCTTTGAAAAATTTAATACCAATAAATTAATTGTGAAGCCCTGTGTGAGTGGCGGCGCAAAAAATACCTTCAAGGTGACAGCAGAAAATGTTGAAGAAGTAAACCAAAAGCTAGATAAACTTATTCAGGAAGAAGATTTTATTGTTCAACCGTTTTTGCCAGAAATCCTGGACAGTGGCGAATGGTCTTTCATTTTCTTTAATGGTGTATATAGTCATTCGTTAATCAAACAGGCTAAACCTGGCGATTTTAGGGTTCAGCCAGCCCATGGCGGCACTGTTCATCCACACAAACCTAACGAAGAACTGGTTGCTACGGCACAGCAATATGTAACGTTGTTTGCTAAAGATTGCCTATATGCGCGGGTTGATGGTACTATTGTTAATGGCAATTTTTTATTGATGGAACTGGAATTGATAGAACCTTTCCTATTTTTAAATACCGAACCCGAAAATTATATTCGGTATTATAAGGCATTGAAGGAGCTGATGTAA
- a CDS encoding CAP domain-containing protein, whose amino-acid sequence MKLITFSLACLTLCCALSCKKGTDSNTPDTTLKIENSTATNINNDVLLKLVNDTRLAGCNCGTTKMPPVAALTWNANLASAAIYQSKYMASIKSMVHTSANGETVGSRVTATGYNWTTVGENIAFGQTTEAQVFNDWIASESHCKNIMTASFKEMGAAKTDNYWVQVFAAK is encoded by the coding sequence ATGAAACTAATTACCTTTTCTTTAGCGTGTTTAACGCTATGTTGTGCATTGTCCTGTAAAAAAGGAACTGATTCCAATACACCAGATACAACATTAAAAATAGAAAACTCTACTGCTACGAACATTAACAACGATGTGCTGTTAAAACTGGTTAACGATACCCGTTTGGCCGGTTGTAATTGCGGTACTACTAAAATGCCACCTGTTGCAGCTTTAACCTGGAATGCCAATCTGGCCTCGGCTGCAATTTATCAAAGTAAATACATGGCATCGATTAAAAGCATGGTACATACCTCTGCAAATGGCGAAACAGTTGGTTCGAGGGTTACGGCGACTGGCTATAACTGGACAACAGTGGGTGAAAATATTGCATTTGGGCAAACTACAGAAGCACAGGTTTTTAATGATTGGATTGCCAGCGAAAGTCACTGCAAAAACATCATGACAGCATCTTTTAAAGAAATGGGTGCAGCCAAAACAGATAACTATTGGGTACAGGTTTTTGCCGCTAAGTAA